The following coding sequences are from one Lolium rigidum isolate FL_2022 chromosome 6, APGP_CSIRO_Lrig_0.1, whole genome shotgun sequence window:
- the LOC124663778 gene encoding BSD domain-containing protein C22A12.14c-like → MKTFASRSESVLEGYRRDLQDLGSGLREETTALRAAAARAAAALPGALEAGASVASDRLESVGQAVDDLGAAAAGLLSHANEALRSVDADGEDGAVDGSSQLSDPASGASWRSSLPSKKYTRFEAQVLALRAEPTTFTEEPEDAEGFTKWQEAFSLEDRKEEIEAVLQESPGLESFVERLVPSVVAYDMFWCRYFFAVDKLRQAEDARTKLVSRAMSKEDEEELSWEVDDDEDDNKADHKEGTSTIPDKKDGEQIGDSISHEAQDEGKQEAVNEKYAAEDQGTISVAAKDDNGESSGEASTPKSSNGTGQEEKTEAGDSSKESDLSLVSRPSAQEEDLSWDEIEDVGDQDEKKGGSPRSSPTGKAEDIRKRLNSLEDDEDLSWDVDE, encoded by the coding sequence ATGAAGACTTTCGCGTCGCGGTCAGAGTCGGTGCTCGAGGGCTACCGCCGCGACCTCCAGGACCTCGGGTCCGGCCTCCGCGAGGAGACCACGGCCCTCCGCGCGGCCGCTGCACGGGCCGCCGCAGCCCTGCCCGGCGCGCTCGAGGCCGGCGCGTCCGTCGCCTCCGACAGGCTCGAGTCCGTCGGCCAGGCTGTCGATGATCTCGGGGCCGCCGCAGCCGGCCTCCTCTCCCACGCCAACGAGGCTCTCCGATCCGTGGACGCCGACGGCGAGGACGGGGCCGTCGACGGCTCATCCCAACTCTCTGATCCAGCCTCTGGCGCCTCCTGGCGTTCGTCCCTTCCGTCCAAGAAGTACACCCGTTTTGAGGCGCAGGTCCTGGCGCTGCGTGCCGAGCCGACCACCTTCACTGAGGAGCCCGAGGATGCCGAGGGGTTCACCAAGTGGCAGGAGGCGTTCAGCCTCGAGGACAGAAAAGAGGAGATCGAGGCCGTGCTCCAGGAGAGCCCTGGGCTGGAGAGCTTCGTGGAGAGGCTCGTGCCGTCTGTGGTAGCCTACGACATGTTCTGGTGCAGGTATTTCTTTGCCGTCGACAAGCTCAGGCAAGCAGAGGATGCTCGCACCAAACTCGTTAGCAGGGCCATGTCCAAGGAAGACGAGGAAGAGCTCAGCTGGGAGGTCGACGATGACGAGGATGATAATAAAGCTGATCACAAAGAAGGTACTAGCACAATACCCGATAAGAAAGATGGCGAGCAAATTGGTGACTCTATTAGCCATGAAGCACAGGATGAGGGGAAACAAGAAGCAGTGAATGAAAAGTATGCAGCGGAAGATCAGGGGACGATTTCGGTAGCAGCAAAGGATGATAATGGTGAATCCAGTGGTGAGGCGTCGACACCAAAGTCGAGCAATGGCACAGGGCAGGAAGAGAAGACTGAAGCTGGTGACTCATCCAAGGAGAGTGATTTATCACTGGTGTCCCGACCATCAGCTCAGGAGGAAGATCTTAGCTGGGACGAGATTGAGGATGTCGGTGATCAAGATGAGAAGAAAGGGGGGAGTCCACGGTCAAGCCCTACTGGCAAAGCTGAGGATATCCGAAAACGGCTGAACTCATTGGAAGACGACGAAGACCTGAGTTGGGATGTCGACGAGTAA